A section of the Cryobacterium soli genome encodes:
- a CDS encoding phosphotransferase, whose translation MARSHLTLAALATNAVPELDVAHARNHSLGANGLFDSALLITRDGTELIIRVPTSQAAETEQSADLVALRALTMGNRSRLPFDVPVFVGQAPFEGTRAVVYERLPGASYDADALTGHEGVAGSIGRAIAAIHGLPTAFIGDAGLVQQSALDCRTATIDLIDRASNTGKLPAALLRRWELATDDDSLWQFAPTVIHGSLTAESFLISDDAVCGVLGWSALCVGDPARDLNWLLAARGDAAETAIATYTATRQGNDPLIAQRAMLYAELELARWLLHGVDIHNEAIIDDAVSMLDGLVDNVHSHTMQSLSPETGPILSVSDVESMLEDTPRTPTNGSAGRNSDDSSEYGTSDFAETGSFSRVTSFDGTGFGTTGSDTDYTDDATGPISTTADAPATDDQARTRSSSE comes from the coding sequence ATGGCCAGATCCCATCTCACTCTAGCCGCGTTGGCCACCAATGCAGTTCCGGAGCTCGACGTCGCCCACGCCCGAAACCACAGTCTCGGCGCGAACGGATTGTTCGACTCCGCGCTGCTGATCACCCGCGACGGCACAGAGCTGATCATCCGGGTTCCCACGTCTCAGGCGGCGGAAACCGAGCAGTCGGCGGACCTCGTGGCGCTGCGCGCGCTCACGATGGGCAACCGCAGCCGGCTGCCCTTCGACGTGCCGGTTTTCGTGGGTCAGGCGCCCTTCGAGGGCACCAGGGCCGTGGTGTACGAACGCCTGCCCGGCGCGTCCTACGACGCCGACGCGCTCACCGGGCACGAAGGGGTCGCCGGTTCGATCGGTCGCGCCATCGCGGCCATCCACGGTCTGCCCACGGCCTTCATCGGTGACGCCGGACTCGTGCAGCAGAGCGCGCTGGATTGCCGCACCGCCACCATCGACCTGATCGACCGCGCGTCGAACACCGGAAAGCTGCCGGCGGCTCTGCTGCGCCGCTGGGAACTCGCCACCGACGACGACTCGCTCTGGCAGTTCGCACCCACAGTGATCCACGGTTCGCTCACCGCCGAGTCCTTCCTGATCAGCGACGACGCCGTGTGCGGCGTGCTCGGCTGGTCGGCGCTCTGCGTCGGCGACCCGGCCCGCGACCTCAACTGGCTGCTCGCCGCCCGAGGCGACGCCGCCGAGACGGCCATCGCCACCTACACCGCCACCCGGCAGGGCAACGACCCTCTGATCGCCCAGCGGGCCATGCTCTACGCCGAGCTCGAACTGGCCCGGTGGTTGCTGCACGGGGTCGACATCCACAACGAGGCCATCATCGACGACGCCGTGTCGATGCTCGACGGTCTGGTCGACAACGTGCACAGCCACACCATGCAGTCGCTGTCGCCGGAGACCGGGCCGATCCTCAGCGTGTCCGATGTGGAGTCGATGCTCGAGGACACCCCGCGCACGCCCACGAACGGGTCCGCCGGACGCAACAGCGACGACAGCTCCGAGTACGGCACCAGCGACTTCGCCGAGACGGGGTCGTTCTCCCGGGTCACGAGTTTCGACGGCACGGGCTTCGGCACCACCGGTTCAGACACCGACTACACCGACGACGCCACCGGCCCGATCTCCACGACGGCGGATGCGCCGGCCACCGACGACCAGGCCCGCACCAGGTCTTCCTCCGAGTAG
- the nudC gene encoding NAD(+) diphosphatase yields MSFRFTARLPLSRHAVDRDNDARARTDLFETLWADAGTRLLPLWHGKALLAEPLTEPRLLLLAPAELADGPGASGLQVYLGRSLDPDATEPVGTPIIAVPLDDEQAEALEPDETLWVGLRDYATLLSDRDTGIFTESLGILHWHESHPHCPRCGAATDVTTGGWVRHCPVDGSQVFPRTDAAVIVLITDDQDRVLLGSNAMWEANRYSLLAGFVEPGESFESAVVREVFEESGLRVADPVYHGSQPWPFPASIMVGFTARLADGQHSSGLVPDGTEILDLRWFSRAELSDSENGIMLPGASSIARALIDDWLARPATVSPGV; encoded by the coding sequence ATGTCGTTCAGGTTTACGGCAAGGCTGCCGCTTTCCCGGCACGCCGTCGATCGCGACAACGATGCCCGCGCCCGCACCGACCTGTTCGAGACCTTGTGGGCGGATGCCGGCACCCGGCTGCTGCCCCTCTGGCACGGCAAAGCGCTGCTCGCCGAGCCGCTCACCGAACCGCGTTTGCTGCTGCTTGCGCCGGCAGAGCTGGCGGATGGGCCCGGCGCATCCGGCCTGCAGGTCTACCTGGGCCGGTCGCTCGACCCCGACGCCACCGAGCCGGTGGGCACCCCGATCATCGCCGTGCCGCTCGACGACGAGCAGGCCGAGGCGCTCGAGCCCGATGAAACCCTCTGGGTCGGCCTGCGCGACTACGCCACCCTGCTGTCCGACCGGGACACCGGCATCTTCACCGAGTCCCTCGGCATTCTGCACTGGCACGAGTCGCACCCGCACTGCCCGCGCTGCGGCGCCGCGACAGACGTCACCACGGGCGGCTGGGTGCGGCACTGCCCGGTCGACGGCAGCCAGGTGTTCCCGCGCACCGACGCGGCCGTCATCGTGCTCATCACCGACGATCAGGACCGCGTGCTGCTCGGCTCCAACGCCATGTGGGAGGCCAACCGGTACTCGTTGCTGGCCGGCTTCGTCGAACCCGGCGAGTCCTTCGAGTCCGCCGTGGTGCGCGAGGTCTTCGAGGAATCGGGCCTGCGCGTCGCGGACCCGGTCTACCACGGCTCACAGCCGTGGCCCTTCCCGGCCTCGATCATGGTGGGCTTCACGGCCCGGCTGGCCGACGGCCAGCACTCCTCTGGGCTCGTGCCGGACGGCACCGAGATCCTCGACCTGCGCTGGTTCAGCCGGGCAGAGCTCTCCGACAGCGAGAACGGGATCATGCTGCCCGGTGCGTCGTCCATCGCCCGCGCCCTGATCGACGACTGGCTGGCCCGGCCGGCCACGGTGTCCCCGGGTGTCTGA